One window of Acipenser ruthenus chromosome 45, fAciRut3.2 maternal haplotype, whole genome shotgun sequence genomic DNA carries:
- the LOC117414324 gene encoding macrophage mannose receptor 1-like codes for MCYKETSNITERYTLIEELKTWTEAQQYCREHHTDLVSIRNASENEDLVKKAQGKPFWIGLFNETWKWSHQGDSYTFHNWDNGQPDNRGGDQNCVMMSKTGEWFDYDCNSQLAAFCCDGGSSGQCFYEGTGKTWQEAQSYCRKQGRDLPSIQDQAMVKKLIGLIPFLSLYNWYWIGLYRDKENWQWSSGGDVIYTNWEPYLFCASVNSEGEWEHLFCGQRNYFMCYSETSNITERYTLIEELKTWTEAQQYCREHHTDLVSIKSAIENEDLVKKAQGKRFWIGLFNEPWKWSHQGDSYTFHNWRNGEPNNWGGDEKCVAMSKTDGWNDYGCNNQLAFFCCEAQCLHPSL; via the exons ATGTGCTACAAAG agaccagcaacataactgagagatacaccctgattgaagaactgaaaacctggactgaagctcagcagtactgtagagaacaccacaccgacctcgtcagtataaggAACGCTagtgaaaatgaagacctagtgaagaaagcgcagggcaagcccttctggataggcctgttcaatgagacctggaagtggtcacaccagggggatagctacacatttcacaactgggACAATGGGCAACCAGACAATAGGGGAGGCGATCAGAACTGTGTGATGATGAGTAAGACTGGTGAATGGTTTGACTATGACTGCAACTCTCAGTTAGCCGCCTTCTGCTGTGAtg gcggctcctctggtcagtgtttctatgaaggaactgggaagacatggcaggaagctcagagctactgcagaaagCAAGGCAGAGACTTGCCCAGCATTCAAGACCAGGCCATGGTTAAAAAGCTTATAGGTCTTATACCTTTTCTTAGTTTATATAACTGGTattggatcgggctgtatcgtgacaaagagaactggcagtggtccagtggAGGTGATGTCATCTACACTAACTGGGAACcatacctcttctgtgcttcagtgaaTTCAGAGGGAGAGTGGGAGCATTTATTCTGCGGTCAGAGAAACTATTTCATGTGTTACAGCg agaccagcaacatcactgagagatacaccctgattgaagaactgaaaacctggactgaagctcagcagtactgtagagaacaccacaccgacctcgtcagtataaagagtgccattgaaaatgaagacctagtgaagaaagcgcagggcaagcgcttctggataggcctgttcaatgagccctggaagtggtcacaccagggggatagctacacatttcacaactggagaAACGGGGAACCAAACAATTGGGGAGGGGATGAGAAGTGTGTGGCGATGAGTAAGACTGATGGATGGAATGACTATGGCTGCAACAATCAGTTGgccttcttctgctgtgagg ctcagtgtttgcaccccagtctgtga